The Persephonella sp. genome has a segment encoding these proteins:
- a CDS encoding bifunctional diguanylate cyclase/phosphodiesterase: protein MSLRKLLIIYLSIMVLVVLPFLYISIMKVHQNIIYKKTKKDTQIIAKQTFNSMYQIMKKGWQRKDLIEFLTSIKSNFKNSPYAVNVYRTRKVEELFGRVKQPPMTEDIIKSIKTKKQFTSEKEGKIDYIFPVTAKEACLRCHHNAKTGDVLGVIQVSADLKSIISITRKDFSKTLLTIIIFPSAVALILGFYLTRRVRSGIQKLNYEVQRISTMKDLQKIQQNQFNFPIKEFNQIFGGIKEIVEKMSNIAVDKEILEMEIALLEKFIITSDVVKNWRDYVNLLLKEINKAMPVHMIFSVFKSGDETFETEIFWHFEPEEKLKTSVENLIKETLIQTFKIPEEEIEVYTNHNISNSKACVLSSGYIDIKIQTKSLILERPSIGGIIGVGVSSDNLKDKTKTLVIESILSTLLNVVGSVKAINKYTKDLEYYATRDPLTNLYNQRVFWELIGYEIKRASTHKYKFSLIVIDLDNFKTVNDTYGHRFGDKFLIEVANLLEHSVKPGDIVARYGGDEFVIVLPETDLENAVIIAKRIIKTASSFFVQTPDGKKLNPQFSIGIATYPDNADNEKDLFTIADSMMYKAKMLGKGQIKYPTEKDMQEIIKREQEISLLLIDAINKGSVIPVFQPIIKSSTGKTFAYEVLSRLKTDGKILTASRFIETAEKSGLIYKMDLITIEKALSSLKNCEEKIFINLNPRSFTASDFLTNIKSLIRDHKIDTSRIVFEITERDTVKNFPLLESFINKLKGEGFNFAIDDFGSGFSSFYYLKQLPIDFIKIEGEFIRNITFDEKDRAFVESIITLAKRLEIKIVAEYVETEEIMLMIKKLGIEYAQGFFVGKPDQYPDCKNNLQEL from the coding sequence ATGAGTCTTAGAAAACTTTTGATCATTTATCTTTCTATTATGGTTCTTGTCGTTCTTCCATTTTTATATATATCAATAATGAAAGTTCACCAGAACATCATCTATAAAAAAACAAAAAAAGACACCCAGATAATAGCAAAACAAACATTCAACTCAATGTACCAAATAATGAAAAAAGGGTGGCAAAGGAAAGATCTTATAGAGTTTCTTACAAGTATAAAATCAAACTTTAAAAACAGTCCATACGCCGTAAACGTTTACAGAACAAGAAAAGTTGAGGAGTTGTTTGGGAGGGTTAAACAGCCCCCAATGACAGAAGACATCATTAAATCTATAAAAACCAAAAAACAGTTCACTTCAGAAAAGGAAGGAAAGATTGATTACATTTTCCCTGTTACAGCAAAAGAAGCATGTTTAAGATGCCATCATAACGCGAAAACCGGTGATGTTCTTGGGGTTATACAGGTAAGTGCAGACCTGAAATCTATAATCTCAATAACACGAAAGGATTTTTCAAAAACCCTCCTTACAATAATCATTTTTCCGTCAGCTGTTGCTTTGATACTTGGTTTTTACCTCACAAGAAGGGTCAGATCCGGTATCCAGAAACTTAATTATGAGGTTCAAAGAATCTCAACAATGAAAGATCTCCAGAAAATACAACAAAATCAGTTCAACTTTCCAATCAAGGAGTTCAACCAGATATTTGGTGGGATTAAAGAAATAGTGGAAAAAATGTCAAATATAGCTGTAGATAAAGAAATATTAGAGATGGAAATAGCCTTACTTGAAAAGTTCATAATAACTTCTGATGTTGTAAAAAACTGGAGGGATTATGTCAATCTACTTTTAAAAGAGATAAACAAAGCCATGCCTGTCCATATGATATTTTCTGTCTTTAAGTCTGGAGATGAAACCTTTGAAACAGAAATATTCTGGCACTTTGAACCTGAAGAAAAACTGAAAACAAGTGTAGAAAACCTGATAAAAGAAACTCTTATACAAACATTTAAAATCCCTGAAGAAGAAATTGAGGTTTATACAAACCACAACATATCCAATAGTAAAGCCTGTGTTTTAAGCTCAGGTTATATAGATATCAAAATTCAAACCAAAAGCCTTATCCTTGAAAGACCATCAATTGGGGGGATAATAGGTGTAGGCGTAAGCTCAGATAATCTAAAAGACAAAACAAAAACCCTTGTTATAGAAAGTATTCTCTCAACCTTACTAAATGTGGTGGGTTCTGTCAAAGCCATCAATAAATACACAAAAGATCTTGAATATTACGCAACAAGAGATCCCCTCACAAATCTTTACAATCAGAGGGTTTTCTGGGAACTTATTGGATACGAGATAAAAAGAGCCTCCACCCACAAATACAAATTTTCACTTATAGTTATAGATCTTGACAACTTTAAGACTGTTAATGATACATACGGGCATAGGTTCGGTGATAAATTTCTTATTGAGGTGGCAAATCTACTTGAGCATTCAGTAAAACCTGGGGACATAGTCGCAAGATATGGTGGAGACGAATTTGTGATAGTTTTACCGGAAACAGACCTTGAAAATGCAGTAATCATAGCAAAAAGGATTATAAAAACAGCCAGCAGTTTCTTTGTCCAAACCCCTGACGGTAAGAAGCTAAATCCACAATTTTCAATAGGAATAGCCACTTACCCGGATAACGCTGATAACGAAAAAGATCTGTTTACAATTGCTGACTCAATGATGTACAAAGCAAAAATGTTAGGAAAAGGGCAGATAAAATACCCAACTGAGAAAGACATGCAAGAAATAATCAAAAGAGAACAGGAAATAAGTCTGTTGCTTATTGATGCTATCAACAAAGGTAGTGTAATTCCTGTCTTCCAACCAATAATAAAATCTTCAACAGGTAAAACTTTTGCATACGAAGTTCTTAGCAGATTAAAAACTGATGGAAAAATTTTAACAGCTTCAAGATTTATAGAAACAGCTGAAAAATCAGGACTTATATACAAAATGGATCTTATAACTATTGAAAAAGCCTTAAGCAGTTTGAAAAACTGTGAGGAAAAAATATTTATTAATCTAAACCCAAGATCTTTCACTGCCTCTGATTTTTTAACAAACATAAAGAGCCTGATAAGAGATCACAAAATAGATACCAGTAGAATTGTATTTGAAATTACAGAAAGGGATACTGTGAAAAACTTTCCCTTATTAGAAAGTTTTATTAATAAACTTAAAGGCGAAGGTTTTAATTTTGCTATAGATGACTTTGGAAGCGGTTTTTCATCTTTTTATTACTTAAAACAGTTACCTATAGATTTTATTAAGATTGAGGGGGAGTTTATCAGAAATATAACATTTGATGAGAAGGACAGAGCTTTTGTAGAAAGCATCATAACACTTGCAAAAAGATTGGAAATCAAGATAGTAGCAGAATATGTAGAGACAGAAGAAATAATGTTAATGATAAAAAAACTTGGTATTGAATATGCACAGGGCTTTTTCGTTGGAAAACCCGACCAATATCCAGACTGCAAAAATAACCTTCAGGAGTTGTAA
- a CDS encoding GGDEF domain-containing phosphodiesterase, translating into MEEKLISEILEKVSLSDENEFLENIGKDFFENGITTEQFLSAIKSLENQIEKNKINLILKGYLFAFIKSHKDLIISVHVDLENIKEDKFLESIKTHLIYLLHFISSIEEESYNAFKTVDEKNCPLIDWLNSSEVERTLKSNISLVKKAQPNIHRLINQFIRTFSEENYYKSIRIYIDLFSFSAIILLMSEMYAGKILVEKKNKLQDLVRKLRALSEQDVITKIHNDLRLFKILRIQMRLKREFYISVFDIDDFKFINQVYGFKIGNLLLKEIARVFETFKSKYKILNFKTGSNSFVSLIFDKNAEEIIKNIKSKIENIELEVKIEDHSVKFYPKLTVAYMKINGSFSSPDEVLEILDIVLHRGKTEKKGSIVEYDKNRDSKMEIAKLLDKQIFLGYAIKENKIIPYFQPIFDLKNGEILGFEALFRIEKNKEIYTAGEFIDIAYKTGLIVEIDKLMIEYMLSYGERIGDYFIFLNISPQTIKETWFLEKVKYLKNCIFEITEQMAFDNIDKLKMLNLETLNKMALDDFGSGYSSIKTVVELSSNNLISFLKIDGSIIKEIDKNKESFFIVESIVKIAKTLGLKTIAEFIENERILKIIKNLDIDYAQGFYLGKPSPINEIKNYIHKS; encoded by the coding sequence ATGGAAGAAAAATTAATATCTGAAATTCTTGAAAAGGTTTCATTATCAGATGAAAACGAATTTTTAGAAAATATCGGAAAGGATTTTTTTGAAAATGGGATAACAACAGAGCAGTTCTTAAGTGCAATTAAGTCTCTTGAAAATCAGATTGAAAAAAATAAGATCAATCTTATCCTGAAAGGGTATCTTTTTGCCTTTATAAAAAGCCATAAAGATCTGATTATTTCCGTGCATGTTGATCTGGAAAATATAAAAGAAGATAAATTCCTTGAAAGTATAAAGACCCATCTGATTTATTTACTTCATTTTATAAGTAGTATTGAGGAAGAAAGCTACAATGCATTTAAAACAGTAGATGAAAAAAACTGTCCCTTAATAGACTGGTTAAACTCATCAGAAGTAGAAAGAACTCTAAAAAGTAATATAAGCCTGGTAAAAAAAGCACAACCTAATATCCATAGACTGATCAATCAATTTATAAGAACCTTTTCAGAAGAAAACTACTACAAATCTATCAGGATATACATCGATCTTTTCAGTTTTTCTGCAATTATTTTGCTGATGTCTGAAATGTATGCAGGAAAAATCTTAGTTGAGAAAAAAAATAAACTACAGGATCTTGTAAGAAAACTAAGAGCTCTTTCAGAACAGGACGTTATAACAAAAATTCACAATGATCTCAGGCTGTTCAAAATTTTAAGAATCCAGATGCGTCTTAAAAGAGAGTTTTATATATCTGTATTTGATATAGATGACTTTAAGTTTATTAATCAAGTTTATGGGTTCAAGATTGGAAACCTGCTTCTTAAAGAGATTGCCAGAGTTTTTGAAACCTTCAAAAGCAAATACAAAATACTTAACTTTAAGACAGGAAGCAACTCCTTTGTAAGTCTTATCTTTGATAAAAATGCAGAAGAAATAATAAAAAATATAAAATCAAAGATTGAAAACATAGAGTTAGAAGTAAAAATAGAGGATCACTCAGTTAAATTTTACCCAAAACTTACTGTAGCTTACATGAAAATAAATGGTTCATTTTCTTCTCCTGATGAAGTGCTTGAAATTCTGGATATAGTCCTTCATAGAGGAAAAACAGAAAAAAAAGGAAGTATAGTAGAGTATGACAAAAACAGAGACTCCAAAATGGAAATTGCAAAACTTCTGGATAAGCAGATATTCCTCGGATACGCAATAAAGGAAAATAAAATCATACCCTATTTCCAACCTATTTTTGATTTGAAAAATGGAGAAATCTTAGGATTTGAGGCTCTTTTCAGAATAGAAAAAAACAAAGAGATCTACACAGCCGGAGAGTTTATAGATATTGCATACAAAACAGGATTAATTGTTGAGATAGACAAGTTAATGATAGAGTACATGCTTTCATATGGAGAAAGAATAGGAGATTACTTTATATTCCTTAATATATCCCCCCAGACAATAAAAGAAACATGGTTTTTGGAAAAAGTTAAGTATCTCAAAAATTGTATATTTGAGATAACAGAACAGATGGCATTTGACAATATTGATAAACTGAAAATGCTCAATCTTGAGACATTAAATAAAATGGCTCTTGATGATTTTGGATCAGGTTATTCCTCAATTAAAACTGTTGTTGAACTTTCCTCTAACAACCTAATATCTTTTCTGAAAATAGATGGAAGCATTATAAAGGAAATAGACAAAAACAAAGAAAGTTTCTTTATAGTGGAAAGTATTGTAAAAATAGCCAAAACTCTCGGACTAAAAACAATCGCAGAATTTATAGAAAATGAGAGAATACTGAAAATTATAAAAAATCTTGACATAGACTATGCACAGGGTTTTTATCTTGGCAAACCCTCTCCTATAAATGAGATTAAAAATTACATACATAAATCCTGA
- a CDS encoding methyl-accepting chemotaxis protein, which translates to MRLKITYINPERSGEMFFKRNSEKKPLNEVQNQTDRISLVLPAFAKAVYHSSLTSGAGFEIKVEVESYYEHLKEIFHRTDQISNLLGDIQSHVDEVHNFQKTLREMVYKADASIGETVGIINMSENAMTELVKSMDNLKENINGIRDILGMISDISNQTNLLALNAAIEAARAGEHGKGFAVVADEVRNLATKASQNIESIGSVIEKIISDTNRNVNEVSTVRKTITKITKNSEEISKIFSSVKEKSDSISQKIDKAYEEILGVSENLKVIIQDIKGIESLLKNIVILAENVSQKTSNNLEEYISIWNNLTLDKKSFDIELLKRVVDHAVWMEKVSQSLEGKIDWIPTDHTQCNLGKWYYSEGKKEIEKYGSEAINVFISIEQPHSNLHSIGISAIKKAREGNFKEAVELAKKMYAESKDIIDKILKLHSVIIKYQQLKKVEQ; encoded by the coding sequence ATGAGATTAAAAATTACATACATAAATCCTGAAAGGAGTGGAGAGATGTTTTTTAAAAGAAATTCAGAAAAAAAACCTTTAAACGAAGTTCAAAACCAAACAGACAGAATAAGCCTTGTTCTTCCTGCGTTTGCAAAAGCTGTATATCACAGTTCTTTAACTTCAGGTGCTGGATTTGAGATAAAAGTAGAAGTGGAATCCTATTATGAACATTTAAAAGAGATTTTCCACAGGACTGATCAGATCTCAAATCTTCTCGGTGATATCCAGAGTCATGTGGACGAAGTGCACAATTTCCAAAAAACCCTAAGGGAAATGGTTTACAAAGCTGATGCCTCAATCGGAGAAACTGTAGGAATTATTAACATGTCAGAAAATGCCATGACAGAACTTGTCAAATCAATGGACAATTTAAAAGAAAATATCAATGGGATAAGAGATATTTTGGGAATGATATCAGACATATCAAATCAGACAAATCTGCTGGCTTTAAATGCAGCTATTGAAGCAGCAAGAGCTGGAGAACACGGCAAAGGGTTTGCTGTTGTCGCCGACGAGGTAAGAAATCTTGCAACAAAAGCCTCCCAGAATATTGAAAGTATAGGCTCTGTTATAGAAAAGATCATCTCAGATACCAATAGGAATGTAAACGAAGTTTCTACTGTAAGAAAAACCATTACAAAAATCACCAAAAACTCTGAAGAAATATCTAAGATTTTTTCCAGCGTTAAAGAGAAAAGCGACAGTATATCCCAAAAAATAGATAAAGCGTACGAAGAGATACTGGGGGTATCCGAAAACCTGAAAGTTATAATACAAGACATAAAAGGAATAGAATCCCTCTTAAAAAATATAGTAATACTGGCAGAAAATGTTTCCCAAAAAACCAGCAATAACCTTGAAGAGTATATCTCTATCTGGAATAATCTAACTTTAGATAAAAAAAGTTTTGATATAGAGCTGTTAAAAAGGGTGGTTGATCACGCTGTATGGATGGAAAAAGTTTCCCAATCTTTAGAAGGTAAAATAGACTGGATCCCTACAGATCATACACAGTGTAATTTAGGAAAATGGTATTACTCTGAAGGCAAAAAAGAGATAGAAAAATACGGTTCTGAAGCTATAAATGTATTTATATCTATAGAACAGCCCCACTCAAACCTTCACAGCATAGGAATAAGTGCCATAAAAAAAGCAAGGGAAGGAAATTTTAAAGAAGCTGTAGAACTGGCAAAAAAGATGTATGCTGAATCTAAAGATATTATAGACAAAATTCTTAAACTGCATAGTGTTATAATTAAGTATCAACAACTTAAAAAAGTGGAACAATGA